A portion of the Bacillota bacterium genome contains these proteins:
- a CDS encoding DEAD/DEAH box helicase, with the protein MTRQEERLIRSRLRRSWAPFFGRFGRFTPIQVLTIPKILDGYNVAVAAPTASGKTEAVVAPVAERYVSERRQGVAILYVVPTRALANDTHARVAGPLGEMGISVALKHGDRPMLPSQLPECLITTPESLDSLLCRRPRAFEQLQVVIVDEIHLLDSTYRGDQLRVLLRRLERLATSPPSVHLLSATLSQPADTASRYASTFELVRAGEPRKMVYHLLNSHQEVHSLARAQGWRKLLCFCNLRESVEQIASELARVWHPYPVVAHHGSLSRQLREEAETLMKEADVAVCVATSTLEVGIDIGDIDLVVLAEVPWSITALLQRIGRGNRRHGTVQVAALCASPDERSVLEAMFEAAATGELPVQAYEPDLSVVVQQALSCIYQHPAGLAQEELIDLVSPLCSGYEATLILSNLERRGWVEQARGLWCPSQKLMEAGEAGRIHSNIPDQSEYRVIDVDSGKEIGAVHGVFDEVFVLGRATWSVVSVSRGVIRVRRFGGKASPAVFRRHGPVGAFFPLLPSELKDRYATAGAHGLGR; encoded by the coding sequence GTGACCCGGCAGGAAGAGAGACTGATCCGTAGCCGGCTGAGGCGGAGTTGGGCACCGTTCTTCGGGCGCTTCGGGAGGTTCACGCCCATCCAGGTGCTCACCATCCCGAAGATTCTTGACGGGTACAACGTGGCTGTGGCTGCGCCTACGGCATCGGGGAAAACCGAAGCCGTGGTTGCTCCGGTGGCTGAGCGTTACGTCAGCGAACGTCGTCAGGGCGTGGCCATTCTCTACGTGGTGCCGACCCGCGCCCTGGCCAATGACACCCATGCTCGTGTGGCTGGCCCGCTCGGGGAGATGGGTATCAGCGTCGCCCTCAAGCACGGGGACCGACCCATGTTGCCCAGCCAACTGCCCGAGTGCCTTATCACGACCCCGGAGTCCCTGGATTCTCTACTCTGCAGGCGGCCCCGTGCGTTCGAGCAACTGCAGGTGGTGATCGTCGACGAAATTCACCTGCTTGACAGCACGTATCGCGGTGACCAGCTCCGCGTCCTGCTCCGCCGCCTGGAAAGGCTAGCAACTTCGCCGCCCTCGGTGCACCTGTTGTCTGCCACCCTGTCGCAGCCGGCGGACACAGCAAGCAGATACGCGTCGACCTTCGAGCTGGTTCGCGCGGGGGAGCCACGCAAGATGGTGTACCACTTGCTGAATTCCCACCAGGAGGTGCACTCGCTGGCGCGCGCTCAGGGCTGGAGGAAGCTACTTTGCTTCTGTAACCTGCGGGAGTCGGTCGAGCAGATTGCGTCTGAACTGGCCCGTGTGTGGCACCCTTACCCCGTAGTCGCGCACCACGGAAGTCTCAGTCGCCAGCTCCGAGAAGAGGCAGAAACATTGATGAAGGAGGCCGACGTAGCCGTGTGCGTGGCGACGTCGACCCTGGAGGTAGGGATCGATATCGGTGACATCGATCTGGTGGTGCTCGCAGAGGTGCCGTGGAGTATCACAGCCCTGCTCCAGCGGATTGGGCGCGGGAATCGGCGGCACGGCACCGTCCAGGTGGCGGCGCTTTGCGCCTCGCCGGACGAACGCTCTGTGCTGGAGGCCATGTTCGAGGCGGCGGCAACGGGTGAACTGCCGGTTCAGGCATACGAGCCGGACCTGTCCGTCGTTGTCCAGCAAGCCCTGTCCTGCATCTATCAGCACCCGGCGGGCCTGGCCCAGGAAGAGTTGATCGATTTGGTTTCTCCGCTTTGCTCCGGGTATGAGGCGACACTGATCCTGAGCAATTTGGAGCGCCGCGGTTGGGTGGAGCAGGCTCGGGGCCTGTGGTGTCCCTCGCAGAAGCTCATGGAGGCCGGCGAAGCGGGGCGCATTCATTCCAACATCCCAGACCAAAGCGAGTACAGGGTAATCGACGTCGATTCTGGCAAGGAGATAGGTGCCGTGCACGGGGTCTTCGACGAAGTGTTCGTGCTGGGGCGTGCTACATGGAGTGTGGTATCTGTCTCGCGTGGGGTGATCAGGGTCCGCCGTTTCGGAGGTAAAGCTTCCCCTGCGGTCTTCCGACGGCACGGTCCCGTGG